In Syntrophorhabdales bacterium, the following are encoded in one genomic region:
- a CDS encoding cobyrinate a,c-diamide synthase → MRRLPPRLVIAAPQGRSGKTTVAIALARMLKNRGLAVQSFKKGPDYIDPSWLRLASGNECFNLDNFLMPEDALLTSFARRSRGADIAIVEGAMGLFDSPAADGEGSVAWLARLLRAPVILVVNAERMTRSIAALVSGFQHFESGTDLAGVILNRVSGSRHVEKLKDAVESHCNIPVLGAVPRNPALSIAERHLGLIPSSEKAQAESIVSAVCDKVAPHLDLEAIIELAERAPDHLIPEVPGTPPAKPTCRIGVIADRAFSFYYPENIEALHNAGADIVRIDAFSDRVLPQIHGLYIGGGFPELYAAELEENKELRRDIGRQIESGLPTYAECGGLMYLTRAIRWQGKRYEMVGKIPGEVEISNRPQGHGYMELEVAADNHWFAQGTVLRGHEFHHSRFIAAEHHSSNEDALQKANWCYKVVRGHGIDGRVDGFAYKNLLASYAHLHALGTPGWAPAFAALARKYKAQGKTRSKVEKKEAKEGSYGNLSGLQGRG, encoded by the coding sequence AAAAAGGCCCCGATTATATCGATCCGTCATGGCTTCGCCTTGCCAGCGGGAATGAGTGTTTCAACCTCGACAATTTTCTCATGCCTGAAGACGCGTTGCTTACATCGTTTGCCCGGAGATCACGCGGAGCCGACATCGCAATCGTCGAAGGAGCCATGGGTCTTTTTGATTCACCTGCAGCCGACGGTGAAGGAAGCGTGGCATGGCTCGCACGCCTACTGCGTGCGCCTGTGATCCTGGTGGTCAATGCAGAAAGAATGACACGCAGCATCGCAGCACTCGTATCCGGTTTCCAGCATTTCGAGTCGGGGACGGATCTGGCTGGAGTGATCCTGAACAGGGTATCCGGAAGTCGTCACGTAGAAAAACTCAAAGACGCTGTGGAATCCCACTGCAATATTCCTGTCTTGGGCGCAGTTCCCAGGAATCCGGCACTTTCTATTGCGGAGCGGCACCTCGGCCTCATTCCATCGAGCGAGAAGGCACAGGCCGAATCAATTGTGTCTGCTGTCTGCGACAAGGTTGCACCACATCTCGACCTGGAGGCAATCATCGAGCTGGCAGAGCGGGCGCCGGATCATTTGATTCCCGAAGTCCCCGGTACTCCGCCAGCAAAACCCACGTGCAGGATAGGGGTCATAGCCGACCGGGCTTTCAGCTTTTATTATCCAGAAAACATTGAAGCACTGCACAATGCCGGGGCAGACATCGTGCGGATCGACGCTTTTTCGGACAGAGTGCTTCCGCAGATTCACGGGCTTTATATCGGTGGCGGCTTCCCGGAGCTCTATGCCGCCGAGCTGGAGGAGAACAAGGAGCTTCGCCGGGACATAGGCCGACAGATAGAGAGCGGTCTTCCGACGTATGCCGAGTGCGGCGGGCTGATGTATCTCACCCGGGCCATACGTTGGCAGGGAAAGCGCTACGAGATGGTCGGAAAGATACCGGGGGAGGTTGAGATCTCGAACCGGCCTCAAGGGCACGGATATATGGAGCTGGAGGTTGCTGCTGACAATCACTGGTTTGCGCAAGGGACGGTGCTGCGCGGCCACGAATTCCACCACTCACGATTCATCGCAGCAGAGCACCATAGCAGCAACGAAGATGCGCTTCAGAAGGCAAACTGGTGCTACAAGGTTGTGCGTGGCCACGGCATTGACGGTCGCGTTGACGGGTTCGCATACAAGAACCTGCTGGCTTCCTACGCGCATCTCCATGCGCTTGGCACACCGGGCTGGGCACCGGCTTTTGCTGCTCTCGCAAGAAAATACAAGGCACAGGGTAAGACTCGAAGTAAGGTTGAGAAAAAGGAGGCGAAGGAGGGTAGCTATGGCAATTTGTCCGGTCTGCAAGGTAGAGGTTGA